The region aaaatagttgttgatgcttatcagtctggaaaaggttacaaagccatttctaaggctcttggGCTCCACAAAATCAGTCAGACCCATATTGtctaaatggagaaagtttgggacagtagtgaatcttcccaggagtggccgccctgccaaaatctctccaagagcaaggtgtaaaatcgtccaggaagtcacaaagaaccctacaacatcatccagggatctgcaggcctctcacctcggctaaggtcagtgttcatgactccaccatccgaaagacactgggcaaaaatgggttttaTCGCGGAGTAGCATGGTGGAAAACACTGCACACTAAGAAGAAcgtgaatgctcgtctcaagtttgccaaaaagcacctggatgatcctcaagagttcgggaacaatgttctatggacagatgagtcaaaagtggaaatttttggccaacatgggccccgttatgtctggtgaaaaccaaacactgcgttctatagtaagaacctcataccgaatgtcaagcatgatggtggtagtgtcatgatttggggttGCTAtgttgcatcaggacctggacgacttgccttcgttgaaggaaccatgaattctgctctgtgtcagagaattttacaagagaatgtcaggccagccatctgtgagctgaaggtgaggcgcagctgggtcatgcagcaagataatAATCTGAAGAAATTTAAAGAACAAGAAATtcaaagttttggaatggcctagtcaaagtctagacctaaaccccattgagatgtggcaggacctgaaacaagcagtttatgctcaaatctacaaatgtcactgagttgaagcagttctgcatgaaggagtgggcaaAAATttctccacggtgctgtgagagactgatcaataactacagaaagtgtttggttgcagttattgctgctaaaggtgttgcataactttatttcatttatttattaaagaagtatcaattttgtgttatttgttcactcagggtcccttttatctaatattagattttggttgataacattcagtgccagaaatatgcagaaaatcagacgggcaaatacttttgtgtgtgtgtgtgtgtatatatatatatatatatatatatatatatatatatatatatatatatatatatatttgtgtgtcacacacatacatacccCCCCCcacatatataaaacaacataatTATTTCGTTTTATTaatccgcttttttttttttttttttttttttttttttcagataactATGATCCTGAAGCTTATAACCCAGAGGCACCCGGTATCACAGCCTCGGGTAGACCTCAGTACAGACAATTTATCCCCAGAATACAGACCCAGAGGTCCAATCTTATTGGACTCACCTCCAGTGATATGGATGTACCAAGTTCAAGAGGTaatagctgctgtttgttttttttaatgattgaaacTATTTTCTATTGAACCTGTACCTGCATGTTTGTTAAACAGGATAATTTGAAGatgaacatttttcatttaagtatATAAATCTGTTACTTATGAACATATTTTGCTATAGACTTCTTGGAAACACTTAGTATTTTGTGTCCTTGCAAATtcatttgttaatgttttatccTGTTTTTAGCTGCCAATATAGTTATCCAGACTGAACCATCTGCCTCGGCCATGATGAATAATAATTTATCAAGATTCACTAGTGATCAAGACAGCAGGAAGAGGTCTATGGCTGTCACTGATGCCCCCGCAACTAAGAAATCCTGGCTGGAAAAGTAAGAGCACTGTTTCTCAAATGTCTTGTTAGATAGGAGTGTGGGGTTAATCTTGTGCAGATAATTCCTATCTGCAGCAGTTACTATCTCCATAGAGGATGATTAGGGAATTGTCTATAGTCTGTCATTTTTTTAACCTATTAGGTGAACTTTTCAAGTTTATTATACAGTTTTTTGTTGCGGTTTCTGTTCTTAAGAATACATTGTTGTTGGTTTATAGTACGTAGTAACGCATACGTAggtattttaacattttcttgaATTTGATTTAAGGCAAAATTTCAACAACCAGCATAAACCtggctttcaaaagaaaaatcattACGCCAACACCAAGCTTGAAGTTCGCAAAATCCCCAGGGATATCAACAATATTGCCAAACTGAATGAGCATTTCAGCAAATTTGGTACTATTGTCAACATTCAGGTAAGACTTCCATAACATCCCAAAGGGTTTCATTTAATGTGCTAAAAGAAACaagtgatatttatttatttttttactggccTATTTGTTCTCAGAAATAATAATCCCAACAGATCGGAGTACTGGGCACAgttgggacttttaaagtattcttaattattactttttggAAGAGTCTGTTAGCGCATtatgtgttttacagaaaaccGCTGTTCAGAATATAAGAAGTTCAGACTATTTTATGCCTGCGAGCACTGCCGATGCATTCGTTCACTCTCTTGACAGTAATTTGGCTTTTCATTTTCAGGTTGTCTTTGGAGGGGATCCAGAAGCGGCtcttatacagtatactgtgaatgAAGAAGCCAGGAGGGCTATCTCTAGCACGGAGGCTGTCTTAAATAACAGGTTTATCAGAGTGTACTGGCACCGGGAGAGTAATGAGCAGCAACAGCAGACACCCTCTCAGGATGCTTCAACAGTACCTCAGCATGCCAACGTTCATAAGGTAAGCATTTCATTTAGTGTACTCGATAGAAAGTGTGCTGTTTGTCAGGGCCTTGGGAAAGGTGTAATGAGAACCTGTCATTGCACATGAGATGAGCTGTGTTCTCAGACACCATCCTCCCCCCTGTGTTATGTGCTTCAGGCTTGTTTACAGTATCTCTGTCCATTATGGCCTATGCATACTGTTAATATAGGCTGGTTTTGGTGTATGTTTTATGTGTTGTATctcaagaaaagaagaaaaaaaaaaacatctgtcttataacaatatatatttttctgtatattaaataaaatgtgttcacaaATAAATATTGGTGAATGTACTGTAGTCTGTGTTAAATGCACATTTCTTGGGATGCAGTGGTTTGGTTCTTTACAAAGGGCTAGGACTTaatgtttctgttgtgttttaatgttttccagCGGGAGGGTGTTTTGTTTTAGGTATTTCTTTGTACCTTCAGAAATTAAAaacggatgttttttttttttttttaaggtaatgaACAAGCTGCTGAACCCCGGGACATACTCTCTCAATAAGATGAAAACTCGACCTGGAGCAATGGCTGTAAATAAAGCTGATCCACTACATACAGGGTTCATCCAGACAAGTGCTTCAGCAGAGATATCACAGGTAATAGCAATGTGCTTTTCAACTGTTACCaaaatgaatactttaaaccagTTTGTTTGTCATCTAATCCCATAGCTTTGCCGATCAACCAAgtagttgaatttttttttttttttttgtaaaaggtagCAGTGGTATTTTTTGATAGGAACAGTGACACATGTTTTAAGTGTGCTTTATACTCTCAAGAGACTACAGATATGGCTATCATCttgtgtggtgtgtatgtatatttgaTATCCCTCATGAACTTGTCTATATTGGATGTGACAACCACTGTGATGGAgcatatagttttgttttgtttttttcttactttgaACTAGACTTTTTTCTGATATAATGTTTTCCAAGGATTAGCAAATGGGGAAATGGGTTATAATGTTTGCCTTGCACAAAGGGTTTTGCTTGAATATAGTTCAGTGCATAAAGAGACCTGTGTCTAGTCCTTGGATGCATGCATGATTTAACTAATAGAAGTGTCCACTTCTTTTTAATAATTAACCATACTTTCTCAGATACATGTGACAAGGAAGAGTAAGTAGAGACGGGGCTTTCAGATTAGGTATACTGTAGATAGACATTATAATTTCCAACATACATTCAGTGCGGATTAACAATTGGTTACTCATATGTGTCCTTAGCTGTATTGTGTAACAAAGTTTGTTTTCATAATTCAATACATGCAGGCCTTCAATGatttttacacttttaatttTTCAAGGGTTTGAATACCTCTGCAAGTCACACGAAGGCAGTCTATAGCTCCCCAGTCATGAAGATGACTACAAAGCCAATGGCAAAGTCGACCAAAGCCCTTGAAGCACACGAGGCAGTGAAGAAAAAGCAGGTACATGGTTCTGGTACTGGTTCTTCTTATTTGAAATGTTATGCACTGGAGTAGCCACTTAATTTGAACAGCTTGTTATTAAGGAGAACAAGCTACCAAAATAGTTACACAACCATTACACTTCATAAAATCATACAATCTACATACAGTTTGTTAAATAAATGACAGGACATCATTCAAGGTGTCGAACAGCATGCTGTAAGAGTGAAATCCCTAATGAATATTTGGTCTTGATGGTTAAGTATTAATAGGATGTCATTGTATGTATATTGTTGTTTATCTTGAGCTTTCCTAGGAGCCTAGCTTTGAATCTGAATAACTTTGTTCATTAACATCTGTTTTTTCTAACTTCAGGAGACACTAAAATTGCAACAAGACATGAGGAAAAAGAAGCAAGAAATGTTGGAGAAACAAATTGAATGCCAAAAGGTAAGGGCttatatttatatgaaatttttttaaaaaagacaattggTGTATAAGCTATATAGCCATTGACATTTATGAAAGTATTTTTCCTTATTTTATTCTAGGCATTAATCAACAgacttgaaaaaaataagaatatgaaGCCGGAGGAGAGAGCGAACATCATGAAAACCTTCAAAGAGCTTACGGATAAGATTTCGCAACTGAAGGATGAAATAAAACCAAGCTCCAGCAGTCCTCTGAAGTCCACTCAGCCCAAGACGAAAGTAGATGTAAGTGATGAAAGTGTTTTACAGGTTGGGGACAAGAAATGGTGGTGGCATAAGACAGAAATACTAAAAATTCACGTATCTTTATTCAATATTTAGTTTTGCAGCACTGCATAATTTGCATAATAAATATCTCcaagtgcatttttaatgttaatgatTTCTTTATTAATCCCCTCCCCCAAGGCACAAAGGGAACTTTTAGATGCAGAAATGGATTTTCATAAAAAACTGAGTTCAGGAGAAGACACTACAGATTTGAAAAAGAAGCTTGGTCAACTTCAGGTTGAGGTGAGTGAAAACAGAATCGGTATCGGAGTTCATTACTTTTGTTAAAGCCGTAGTTGAAGCTCACTCAAGAGGCATACTGCAGATGACTTCTCACAAGTCATCCTAACAACACAAGTGGCAGAGTTCTGTCCGTGTCATCCCTGTGTGCCtggaacacaaaatacacagattAAATTGAGAAAGCTGTTCTGGATAGCATTTTTGAGTCGGTGGAGTCATTAAGGGCAGTGTTGTCGGGTTAATCATGCCAATTCTGTTTTTCCAGGCTGCCCGCTTGGGTCTCATTCCTGCAGGTCGTGGAAAGGCTGCCCCAGTCCGAGGCCGTGGCAGGGGTCGAGGGAGAAGTGTGCGGGGAAGAGGAGGGATGAATCACATGGTGGTTGATCACAGACCAAGAGCTCTGGCAATACTGGGGGTCACTAAAGAAGAAAAAGAGGAGTTAATGCCTCACTTTGTAGTAAGTGAGCAATgctattaattaaaaatgtgtttgtttttttttcccaagcaGGACTGGTGATTGCAAATAGAaatgtgattgtgtgtttgtgaaagtaTAAAGATGAAGAATTAGTGATCTTCCAGTAAAATACCTTTGCTTCCTTTTTACAGAGTGCAAAAACCTTCAGACCAGGGAgaatctgttattattattattaaaatatttactttgtttttcctGTCTACTTTTCAACTAAATATAATGTATGATGACCCTTAATTTtaagtgtgtgtatttattttgtttcagaaatTTGGGGAGGTTGAAGAGCTACATGATTATGATGCAACAAGTATTGTGGTGAAATTCAGGACAAGAAGTGAAGCAGAAAATGTAAGATCTaatataatttctttatttttttttaatgttttgtgtacTGCATTCATAATTTACAGAAGGGAAAATGCGTAGATTGTTTAAATTTACTATTAATATTCAGAGCTAAGGAGGTAGATGCTGTTGATCATCTGTGTGGTTTTCAACTTTTCTAGACGTTCATTGCCAAGTCTGTTTGGTATGTTTTGTAACATGGTTGTGTCAGATGAACTGAATGTTGTATTGAGCTCCTCAACGAACCTCCAGAGTGTTGCAGTGAAGGACTGCCGGGTGGACTTGAATATGGGCCAATCCAGCAACCTGTAATAGTTGgttacagaattttttttaaatgccctgtTGAATGGAGTGCATGTAAaactgagatttgtttttgtccaATGTGTTGTAACATGAAGCAAGCTGATAGCTGTTCAGTTGCATTGTGTATGTTAAAATGTGGTCAGATGGTTTGATTACTTGTATCAAGTAAGATCAATGAAACTACAATATTTAAATAGTCATTTGGAATACTTATtgactatttgttttgtttattgtaattcattttaaagcCAGTACAGGTTCACATTAGGCCTGTAGGTGGTGCTAACGTTGCATTACTGCAAACAAACCTGAGACTAGTATTATCTTCACAATCAATGTGGTAGATTATATAAACGGCAGCAGACCTAAATACTGTaacaattatttgtttaaatcattaaagaaGGGCCTTTGCTTACTTTCCAGGTGATACAATGTATAAACTTGGCACCCAAATGGACCAGTTGTAGTCCATGGAGCAGCAATATTTAGCCACTGCTTGGATTGGTTGAATAGACTTGTTTAGTTTCATCTGTGTGCTTCTTAAATTTATGACATGTTTATGCAGTGGTGACAGATTTGGATTACATGATGCAGGAGAGATGAATTGTATCCCATTTTCTTTCAGGCTGCAAACCAAGGTGCAAGGTTCAAAGGTCGCACTCTGCAGATATCGTGGTATAAGCCCAAGACTCCGTCTATATCCACGGAGCCAGATGAAGAGGAAGCAAAGGAAGAGGTAGAAACTGACGAACTGTCTATCCATTGCATTTATCAACGACAGTCAAACCGGCTTATCACAGCTCGAGGGTCTCTGTGTGCTTTAAAGGTTGAGAGGGGGAAGGGGGCAGGCATTCATGGTGGCTTTCTGTATAGGTGATCTTTTAATACTGGTTTGACTATCTgatttttaacatttcaaataagTTCAGTGGTGGGAGAGATACAGAGTGGTCATGTTTTTCCTGTTCTCATTATTCTTTCCATTTTATCTAGGAGGTGGGAAGCTCTCTTTTGcctgaggaagaagaggaggatgacGACGAAGAGGATGAAGATGAGTCTCGTTCTTGGAGAAGATGAGAGGAAATGATAACCTTTTTTGtgaaaaggactttttttttttttcttttaaaagcaatttagTTGTTCTTTAAGGCAGAAATCACGTATTTTGAAACAGAGGTTGAGTTTTGAGATCTTGGATGCCAAAATGATTGAAGTATCTAAAATGGTACTTTTTTCTAATAGATAAAATAGGAATGTGAGAAAATGACAAAACTAATCTTTAATTTCATGTCTTGGCACGCCTTTTGTGTTTTCAAAGATCCAGCTTTAGATCTGCATATTCATGTGTTTTTCCTCCTGcttaccttttattttgttaattagcTGTTCTTCATTATAAGAGTGTTGCATTCCGGTATAATTCTCCAGTTCTAGTGTTTAGTTGAAACCGCTGTGTTAGGAAGAAATGTTGCAGTCcttgtgtaaaatgtaattgtggtTGTCATTGTGGTGTTttcatatacaaaacaaacaaatgataaaaGAAAATGCGCAAAACAGactatatatgaaaaaaattacaataatccAGGGTGTCAAAATTaatgacctttttttaaaagattttacccACAGGCCTGTGCTCATCCAGAGCTTTTGTTTTGTAGGAACAATAAACAGTAAGGAAAATTTTGAATCCTTACATCCTACTCCATTAAAATAATTTCACCATTTTCTGCAATAAAGTGGCGTAAAAAACGGGTTGTTTCAAAAGTAGAATTTTGCAGCGTTGCAAGCTCTGCACTGGAAATGCGTCCCATTGGGTAAGCTGCTTACCTgatatattgtatttcttttaaactaaagacagtgtttaaacatttggtatGGGTTTGTAGCAAAAGCCAGCACAAACACTAATGTTCCTTAAGATAtcgatgtatttttttaaatttaatccaccataaattGTATACCTTCCATGAGGCcatcaaaaacatgtttaatcatGAAGGTATAGCTCCAGCTTCCTCAGAGCCACCTCACCAGCtccttagtaaaacaaaaacctgtaacTTGCTAGTGTTAaagaacctctctctctctctcatatatacacacacactttttgcaAAAAGGTTTGGCGATGACTCGTTGTccttaaatctgttattttaaagCCAGAGTGAAATTTGACAGAATTTTAGCAAATAAATTTTTTTCATCCGGTCTCACttctacatgttaaaaaaaaacatttctcttacAAAAATTGTGGGGAGGTTGATTTTCGATTTTAGATGTCTTTACTATGAGTAggggctaatatatatatatatatatatatatatatatatatatatatatatatatatatatatatatatatatatatatatttttattttttggcattttattaaatatgcagtgacaatatatttaaatgtacactTCAAAAGTGCAGGACTGTAGGTGCTAGTTTTTGGAGAAAAAGTGCTAGCTAAAACGTGACTCTCCCcgtattataataaatatattggtaGCCAGTATAAGTTTTTTCTGTCATCACCCAGATCATTATCCAGCCTTAGTTTCTGTTTGTAATTGGGGGATCTGTAACCCTTTCTCACATCCCTGTTCAGGAGGCGGTATTATTTAGCAGTTAACCAGCTAAATGCATCTGCTATAGGCAAGAAGTGTTGTCTGAATGtgtaaatttaaaacattttttgttttgtatataatttttccTTGCTGTGTATTAAATTACCAagagacagctgcatttttataagatgcctgttttttttttttgtttgtttgttttttgtgcaaaTGTTTGGGGGAAAACAAGGATAAAAATAatgtagatatatatttttttttaaagaataaattaatATGTTGGAGGTATGtggcgtgaaaaaaaaaaaaaaaaaaatcctgtgcacATGATTTCAACAGAACTCAACCCTTTTTTGGATACAGTTACTTAAGTAACATTGCAGTTCATAACTTAACAGTTATCTGCTTAGGATGCAAGTAGAGATTTTATTTACCCAAGTCATGGTCTTTTGGAGTATTTGAattgttacttttatttaaataataaaatatcacttTCCTTTGCTTTCTTTAGTATCTGAACTCGGTATTATTGAGTAGAATCACTGTTACACTTATCTTACCTAGTGTTCTGTATGATCTCTTGAGCAGAGTACAATACTACTGAAAGCTTAGCTTATGTAATCTATTACTCTATTGTTAAACTTAAAATATTTGCAATATTGTTTACAGATATGGTACTGAGTGGTGTAAAAACGTTTGTTTACAGCCACAAAGCATTTGCAATGTTGTTttaaaccaacattttttttttttctgtaatgaaaaaaaaaatgcatttcacaacCTAATACAGCACCTATATGTACAGAATATTCCATTGTATAGGACTTAAGGATAATACACCACTGATACAGTCATCCTTTTAAATTTTTGGTGTTAATATTCTGAAGCTTTATCACAAAGATAATTTTAAAGTAGAAAGTGTATTTTGGGCCCTGTAGGTTAATTGTTCTGTCAATGGTGGACTGCATTGTTTTGTGAAGTGGTGATTGAACTGTATGTTGAGTGACTAAGAATCATGTGTAAGGGCCCTGCCTTTTCCCCCTGTTATTTGTAGAATAACAAACCATGTATTATAGTTTTACATACTGTTGCTGTGTATTACATTTTGAAACCATTATTGGATTTGTAACTGTTTATACATTGGGATTTGTGGGTGTATTTTGATTGATTGTTTATAATATGAATTTCTAACACACTAGCATGTTCACTTTCCCAATAAAGATAAAGGAATGGTTTGGACAagtaaagggggaggggggggggggaacaatcactcaaaacaaaaaataaataaaataaacaatttggcaaaaaagttaaatgaaaccattccaaaatataatgcacaaaaatgtctctgtttatttattctcTTTGATTAATTGTTGTCTGAATCATTATAAAGTGGTTTTGTGGAGGGAGGAATGCTGGACAGAACTTCCTTTGGTGCTTTCTTTGTATTGCATTACATTGTACCTTCCAATAAGCATAATTGTCTAGAGGATGTTTAATTGAGCTACTCAAATTTAAGGCAAATTAGTTCTCAAAATTGGGGGGTGTACAACTTGGTAACTGAAATCCTATTTTATTAAATTGgcttaattttagttttgtttaaatgtgcgTCATTGTAGGTGGaaactatttttattataattttttttatttttagtatggtATATACATTGGTGAATCTTTCATCTATAATAGTAATATTACCAAACAAGTTAGTGTCacacagaataacaaacatgACCACAGTGCTTTATAAAGATACTGTAGTTGCAACTCAAATACTCTgggttacatgcataaaaaaggCTTGCTTAAAAAGAACATGGTACATGTAGATGTTTTATAAAGAGTtgaatttttttataatatacagtaggtggaatgtattatttttaaaagtgattgCGTGCTATCTTTACTGGAGACTTTATGCTGTGGACTTAACACATTCAATAGTCCTGAATGTTATTGTCATCAAAGCATTTCATTTATGTCCATCAAATGTCACCAGCAAGGTCTTTCCATCTGCGAGCTGTATTTGAACTCGGGTCCCTAGAGACTGCAAATGCAACCTTTTTTTGGGCCCATTTTATTGGTAGCCATACATAATGCAATATTTGTTTATGCTAATTTtaggttaaacacattttcaaccaATATCATCGTTGATCCAGTAATATATTTCCAGCAAATGTGATACATTTGAAGTATCTTGACTCTATAagaatcaatgtttattttattttcaataatgtttCACCATTTTTCTATATTTCCATAGACATAAACTAGATTAATACACATTCTAATATATCTTGCTGGTATCCAACTATAGACTAGAACGTTCAaatctgcaatatatatatatatatatatatatatatatatatatatatatatatatatatatgtgtgtgtgtgtgttttaagaagCATACTTTTTTTAACCCcttagctatttaaaaaaaaaaaaataatgacaatacaataaaagctttacatttttaaaaatacattaagaaatgCATGTAGATTTTTCATTTATGAAAACTTTTGGTTGAGGGTTAATCAACTACACCTGTGGGGATTATTTAAAgtgttaagaaataaaaatgaagatcACAACTTTTTTTAATAGCAGAATAACCATCAGAATGCAGGAATCATGGAAAGGTGACACACTGCTCAGAGAGTTAATGGTATACATTTCAAAGGAAAATGATCTTTTACATGTTTGATGATGAGGGAAGCTTTCCACAAAACAACAGTGCCTTAGCAGGTAATACAGTaactattacaagaggggtgaTATCTGTGGTGTTTATCTTGAAACCATGCTTACCTTCATTTGTTGCCTCCATCTGAAGAATTATACCcctaactttt is a window of Polyodon spathula isolate WHYD16114869_AA chromosome 12, ASM1765450v1, whole genome shotgun sequence DNA encoding:
- the LOC121324709 gene encoding RNA-binding protein 27-like; amino-acid sequence: MIIEDVEALKSWLSKLLQPICDADPSALANYVVALVKKDKPAKELKALCADQLDVFLQKETTGFVDKLFEGLTTKKYLGSQDQFTKEAAKVEMKIAGQKMEENKEVTVSLEEERDGRRKKSPLRNRPDPNEMRNRDDKRRDDRKRRDCDRHNKNSDPYRERYDRRRGRSFSRSRSRSGSRGKSGDRDNSRAKDHRLKFEAERNELEGYVPVSSRLQQQNQQQQHQQQHQQQQQQHSSGGQAIPSTVAVVAPAHLPDSTTESWSNYYSKHNEGKPFSRSATQKRRCRDYDERGFCVRGDLCPFDHGNDPLIVDDVTLPTMIPFPPPPGLPPPGLPMPPMPGMPPNLRLPIPPHGQPPPPGIFTMPGPPLIPTSAINNREHSGTSSVSTLAPTGVGPAPPLPPHPSIPPHPQYTLAEYNYDPEAYNPEAPGITASGRPQYRQFIPRIQTQRSNLIGLTSSDMDVPSSRAANIVIQTEPSASAMMNNNLSRFTSDQDSRKRSMAVTDAPATKKSWLEKQNFNNQHKPGFQKKNHYANTKLEVRKIPRDINNIAKLNEHFSKFGTIVNIQVVFGGDPEAALIQYTVNEEARRAISSTEAVLNNRFIRVYWHRESNEQQQQTPSQDASTVPQHANVHKVMNKLLNPGTYSLNKMKTRPGAMAVNKADPLHTGFIQTSASAEISQGLNTSASHTKAVYSSPVMKMTTKPMAKSTKALEAHEAVKKKQETLKLQQDMRKKKQEMLEKQIECQKALINRLEKNKNMKPEERANIMKTFKELTDKISQLKDEIKPSSSSPLKSTQPKTKVDAQRELLDAEMDFHKKLSSGEDTTDLKKKLGQLQVEAARLGLIPAGRGKAAPVRGRGRGRGRSVRGRGGMNHMVVDHRPRALAILGVTKEEKEELMPHFVKFGEVEELHDYDATSIVVKFRTRSEAENAANQGARFKGRTLQISWYKPKTPSISTEPDEEEAKEEEVGSSLLPEEEEEDDDEEDEDESRSWRR